The nucleotide window CCGGTCAAGCAGGTGATCAACTCGTCGTCGACATTGTAAGCTCTAGCTAGAACAACATACTTTCCTGGAGGAACTTCAGCTGGGATCTCAACTTCCTTCTGCACGCTATAATGGCCAGCAGAAAGCGGACAGGTCAATCCCCCGACATCATTATCCTCCAAAGTTTCGCACAGGTCAAAAGTCTGGGTCAAAAGCTTGATGTAACCCAAACGAACCTCTACATCAACGTAGGCACCTTCATCTACTTCGTCTAGCAAATCCCCAACAGCAGTAATCGTCACATTCTTACCACGAACTGGAGGATTAGGGGTCAAATGCAAACTAGAGAGCTCTAACAACTGTGATTCACTCACATCACATTGAGAAACGGGAGAACCACCTGGAATAGGTTTGTTATTGGATGGAGGAGCAGGGAAGAAGTTAACTAAGCCACCAAGAGCACCGGTGGCAAGCAAACA belongs to Torulaspora delbrueckii CBS 1146 chromosome 4, complete genome and includes:
- the NPC2 gene encoding sterol transporter (similar to Saccharomyces cerevisiae NPC2 (YDL046W); ancestral locus Anc_3.143), with product MRSVPLVLNGLCLLATGALGGLVNFFPAPPSNNKPIPGGSPVSQCDVSESQLLELSSLHLTPNPPVRGKNVTITAVGDLLDEVDEGAYVDVEVRLGYIKLLTQTFDLCETLEDNDVGGLTCPLSAGHYSVQKEVEIPAEVPPGKYVVLARAYNVDDELITCLTGEIVFPSTGGAQLSKLRHKLY